The Mustela nigripes isolate SB6536 chromosome 6, MUSNIG.SB6536, whole genome shotgun sequence DNA window CTAataactcaccaaaaaaaaaaaaaaaaaaaaaaagaaaaaaatgtgtgagcCTATTCCTTTGATGCATAGAAGGCTACAGGTCTAcccttttattataaatgttctAGATAGGGAAATTCCATTAACCCGTGGTAATGGCTTTCTTGAAATGTTTCTATCCATCATCATAAAGACAGTCCTTATCCCCACTTGACTCAGCAATGTTTACTGTGGCTGAATTTTTTAGTATGTGGGTTCTTAGGGATAATTTAATTCAACTTCACTTGTAAGGAAAAAACAGCTCAGTACAGGCTCACATACTAGGCCTTTTAGAGTTGGCTCCTACACACTCGGGAAATCTAATAGAGTAATGCTTTCTCCCCCGCcacctctcccaccacccctcttGCAAGatatccatgtcctaatcccaGAAATCTGTGAAttatgtgattaaattaagggtCTTGAGAAACAGAGATTTCTCTGGATTATCTGAGTGGACCCAACGCAATCACAAGGATCCTTATGAGAGGCAGGAGAGCCAAAGTAAGAGAAGGAGGAGATGAAGAAAagatcaaagagagaaagaaagagaaatctagaTTCAGAGATGCCACAATGCTGGATTTGAGGATGGAGCAAGACAATACAGGTAgtctctagaagctagaaaaggcaagggaacaaattctcccctagagcctccagaaagaatgcCAAGGACTTCTGACCTAAGAACTGTAAaataacttatatatatatatatattatcttcaaaatatatacatatatatttttaaactgtaaactgtaaaataatttatatacatattacttaaaaataatatatatatatctattttttttaagtaatctctgcactcaatgtgggccttgaactcatgaccctgaggtcaggagctAGATGCTCTACTGAATgaaccagtcaggcaccccaacttACAttgctttaacccactaagtttGTCAAAATTTATTATAGCAACAATAGGACATGAGTACAGGTAGTTTATAATCTAGTGAGAGAGAAGGTGGCACAGGCAGCTTTGCTACAATTCAGAAAGTAACAAGtataaaatagaaacacaaaacaatGCTATGGGAATGCTGATGAACTGTGTGTACTTCTGGCTGGAGAGATCAGGGAAGCTTCCCGGAAGAGGCAGTTCTGCTGGGCCTTGATGGACTCGGTAGGATTTCAATAGGGGGAGACCCAGTAAACAGGAGGAGTAAAGGCACAGAGTTGGCAGGTAGAGTATCAAACAAAAAGCTGACACAGACCTTGTGACCAGCCATTTTTCTCAGAAACAAAAATTACTTGAGTAAAATTTCATACATTCTTCTCAGGATATAATAGGTCTCTAAATTTGTTTACAAAAAAGTAGTAATAGCCAACAACATATGATATATGATAAACTATCCTAAGAATTTAAATACAGAAATCCAGATCTTGGGCAAGAATCCCCATTCTACGGCAAACATGTCATAGGCAAGAGCGAATCTGGTTCATTTTCAGGTAGGCAGGCTTGACAGGGATGAACAGAAAACATACTAAGAGTTAATTAGAACAAACCAAaaggtaattctttaaaaaggcaTCTGTTAACATTTACAAATTAGACACTTCCTACAACCTTATCAAGCTACACCAGACAATGGGATCTAACTGAACTGAACCCACTTAGCAGACTGTAGGCTCCGAGGGCTCATGGCGCTGATGAGGAAGAAGCCAGTAGAACCCAGTCCCCTTTTGGtaggttttgtttgtctgaagTCAGAGCTCATGATCTGAAGTAATTTTGAATGGCTCTAATTTAGCCTAGGTTTAAGCCTAGGGATTGGGAAGAAAGGAATGGCATTGTGCAGATAGTTGATCTCCATCACCTAAACTCAGCATTGATGGTCCTCTTAGCATGACTTATGGTGACAGTATTTTCCCAAGACGGTACCTATACTCGGTGCCTTAGCAATACTTGCTTCCTTCTTTATCTTCTGGTGAAATCGATTCCTTTTTGCACGGTTCACATTCGTTCCAGGAAAATTCACAGGAACTGCTGGTCTCCACTGGCCTGCTCCTGTATGAATGGCCTGGTGCTTCTGCCGAAGGTTCCATATCTGTAACATAggtccttgggtcctgggatacagctgCGTGCTCAGGAGACCAACTTTCTGGACAAGAAGAACTGGGCCTGTTGTAAGCATCCTCATTTCTCTTGCTGCCTGTTGTTCTGTCAAGGCCCAGAAATGTCACCTCAGACTGGCTACATTCAAATGGAACTCTTCGAGTCACTCCATCTTTTCTCAAACCTTTATCATGAGGCAATGAATGATTACTCAAACCTTTATCATGAGGCAATGAATGATTATTCTGGTTTTCATCATCTTCCACTGGGATACTCGGTACATTCTCCAAGAACAGAGGAGAAGGACACCTGAAGGACTTTAGGGAGGTGGGAGGGTCCTCGGCAAAATACAAGCTGGCTTGAGCACTTTCAAGAGTAGTTAGGACCTAGTTCACcaagaagcaaagaaatattTACGTTAAACTTCCATAGCCtctccttttacctttttttctatCTACCTATTCCggaatattctcttattttcatgAATTAAGTTCAACTATAGAGTTCTGAATGGGAGGGTATTAAAAATTAGCTAAACTCCTTCAGTTTAATGAGTAAATTAAAAGACTTAAAGCCAAATATAAAAGATACTCGCCTGAAGTAAATACCAAGAGACCTGAGTTGAGGCTCAGATTTGCCACCAACTACTGTGTGACTTGGGGTGAGTCTCTGTACATTTTCTACTTCAACCTTAATATGTGGAGTACTAGAAATGGTCAGGGTCCAGGGGACACAATCTGTAGTTGTCAAATGCCAGAATTAGCTTTAGGAGCCTTCTTAAAATACAGATCCCTTGGCCCCAACCTAAAGATTATCACCAACAACATATGAAGAtaggggcccaggaatctgtatcTTAAAAGCTTCTCAGTTGATTTGGATGTGCAGTCCAAGTTGAGAAAACTGCTGACCTTGTCTGGAAGAACATGTAACATCTCTTCACAcacatgtgtaatttttaaaatacatttagagaACTTCACTACTTACAAAGTGCTTCCATACACATCACCTCATTTAATCCGCACAAACAACattattgttcccatttcacagataataAAGCTGAGGCTCAGATAAAGGGAATGAGTATCACTGGCCAGTAAGGAGCAGATCTGTTGTTTGACCTCAGATCTGGCTCCCAATTCCATGTTTCTTCCACTATATATCTCACAGCTCTTTTTGGGCCCAAGATTCCAGCTCTTATAGCTCTTACTGGTGGTGCTAAGCCCAGAATGTAGCTCTGACTCCCAGGCCAGTGCTCCTTACATTAGATTCTGTTGACCTCTTGTTTAAAACCCTTTCATAGCTCCACGATAGACTCAGGGTAAAGCCCCAAATCCCAGAATGGAATTCATGTCCCTCTGTCACCTGAAACTTTCTATCATTTTAAGCACCCCAGCTTTTCCATCACTATATCCCACGTCCATGAACTGCCTGCGGTATTAGTGCCATAAAACCCATCATCTCTGAGCTGGATTCTCCCTGACTAACATGTCTTTCTGTCCTTATTGTTGCCTAAATTCACCATTCTTTAGACTATAGCTCAGCCGTCACCTCCATCGAAGGGCTTCTGTGATTTGGTATGTGTTCCGACTCTACGCTCCCATATTGATCTAGGCTTCCACCTACAATCACGCTTATGTCTCCATCTTGGAATGCCATGTTAAGTAATCTGACTCTCACTTTGGACTGTGAGTTTGAGGGCAGCAACTGTCTCTTGATTACTATTGTACCCTCAGCACCCAGAACCAAGTCTGGCACATGCCAAGTAAGCACTAGCTAAATATTTGGTGAACAAATAAGCAAATCAGTGAATGGATGATTAAATTGatgagtaaatttaaaaaatcaatagaggAAATATAGAATGCGTTTTTAATGGGCCAGATCTCTAAAAGAGTGTTGAATAAAATTCTCTTTGGACTACTCAagtgttttcattaaatttttgtgGTGCCCTGGTCTTACTTAGCAATGACCTCTGCCAGAGTACCAAATACTGTGACTTGGTGACTTGCAAAAACTATGAGACTAGAATTCTCTGTTAGGGGCTGGATTTGCCCCACTGATAAAGAATTCAATTAGACACAATTTAGATTTTCCATTGTTCTGTGGGCTTGGTTTTGAATAAAACCATGTGTACGCACTTCATCCATTGATGGTCTTAACTTTGCCCGCGAGATAGCACACTGGCCTGCCAAAGAGAAGAGCTTGGCAGAGAAATTCCGAGGACAGGGATGCACTTTCTTATCTAGAAATGAAAGACATGAATCGAGGCCTCTCTTCTCCATCAGTTCCATAAGGAGGTCCCTCTAGGAAGACAAGAAGACAACTTTATCTTTCAGAACTCTACCCCCGAAATGACGGAGAGATAGgaacagaaataaagacaatTCTTACCAGCTGGATATGCTTTGGATCATCTAACACCACTTTACAACCTGTCAGAACTTCCATTATTACCTAtgggaaacataaaataaaatgagttacaTATGTTAAACACCTACATAGAGTCAGTTGCAGTGATTAACCTTGACAATAGATAACGTTCACTCTACTCAATGACTACGTTTTACTCTTTGATTACATAACATTAACATATAAGACAAGAGCAACAGGAAATCAATAGGTCTAAAAGtgaaacccttaaaaaaaaatttcttagaatttaGAGCATTCCTGGCCATCAGCTTTCCTCCTTGGTTGACTGGGAGCTGGTACTCACAATCCCAAAGCTGTAGACATCTGTCTTAATGGAAAGTTTGCCCTGTCTGATGTACTCTTCAGGCATATACCACAGATGTTTACTGCTGCTGCTGGTCATGCTTATGGTCGAGCTCTGATGTTCCAGGTGGGGTCGGAAGTGTGCCATGCCAAAATCAGTTAGTTTGGGTTGGAACTGATCATCCAGAAGTATGTTTGCACTAAAATTATAATCAAGGACCAACAAGACAAAAACATAAAGGCATTCTggtgaaaaacaaaatgacaagcTCAGTTAATTCCAAATGCCAACAACACAAAGACATACATAGTCTTCGATGAACTAGaggatattttctcatttttcttaaagtatatATACAAGTATTATATGAGACTCTACAAcgaaaaccaggggcgcctgcaGGTCTCCGTCAGTTGAGCgaccgattcttgatttcagctcaggtcgtgatctcagggtcctgggattgagcccccttgagctccatgctcagtggggcacctgcttgggattctttttccctccacccctcaccccatttGTGCacacgctctcactctctctctttcaaatcaatcagtcaatcctAAAAACATAAGGTATGCTGGAAACCTGACTTAGGAACAGTGAGCTTTTCAAATTTATAGATACATATAGGGAATTGCTGGGTAAAGTTGATGCTTTGCCAGCAAGAGAAACTAAAGTTAAACCAAAGCAGCTTTCCTTGTGCTCTTCTGATTCACAACGAGGACATGAACTGGGTTTTAATCAGCTAATAATCAAGTACCTGTTAGGTGCCTAGAGCCCTGCCACAGAATGCCCAGCCTATCAGCGGAGAGCCACTAACCTGCCGTGAGGTGAGGAATTCTCCTGCCTTAAGGATAACCCTAGTCCACTGTCCCATCTCTACGGACTTTCTATGGAGTAAAGACAAAAATGTGTTTGAGACTTATTTGGAAGATAAACACCTGCCACGGTAAAGCTGAAGTGTTTAGAGTCAGTTTGAGCTACCTGTCCCATAAAAACCTTAAGAATCACTTAACATCGTGGCTGACGGTAAAGTGAGCCTCAGCTTACTTTTACCCTCAAAGGTAATTGAGCAGGGATGGGACAGGGTAAGCCCGTGCATTTCACACAGCCCACACCTGCTGGGAGACCcagctctgcccttccctggctcctTGACTGTGGCTGGCTTACTTCGTCCCGTTCCCCTCCCTGTTGTTTTCCTTGCTTGTGAAATGAGGCGAACAAGAGGACTCACGGACCTGAATACAAACAGCCCACTCCCTGGCATACAATAATGCCCAATAAATGGTGAGGAAGATGAAAATTAGTAACGAATCATAAGAGGGCAGATAAATGTTGATAAAGGGGTGGGTGGGCCAAGAgaaagtttctgtttctctgttttgctTGGGGAGGTCTTCAGAGTTTGCTTTTTGTTCCTGGAAACCAAAGCTTCTAATACCAGGCCTGCCCATCCAAAAATGACAAGTGGTATAGTTACAGTGTTACATATTGTGATTAAAagtggatggggtgcctgggtggctcagtgggttaagcctctgccttcggctcaggtcatgatcccagagtcctgggattgagccccacatcagcctctctgctcagcggggagcctgtttcctcctctctctctgcctgcctctctgcctatttgtgatctctctctctctctctctctctctatcaaataaataaataaaatcttaaaaaaaaaaaaaaaggtggtaacAGCGGGGCCCTGGGGTGGCCCATcagtgaagtgtccaactcttgattctccacactcagtgcagaatctgcttgagattctctctccctctccctctgctcctcccactcctgTCTCtgactctctaaaataaatagataaatcttttttaaaaaatagtattaatagctatgggaaaagaataagaaattcttAATCCTGAAAAAATATTGCATCTTACAAAAGTTCTAGAAGTCCCCTGCTGGCCCTGTACAGGTAGGCTGATAGGCAGAATCTAGTTTCACAGGTCTGAATTGCAGGTGTTCTAATAATCGAGAGTACTCAGAGTCCTAGTTCTGTTTCAAGGATTCAAAGCTGGGGTCTTTTAGAATTCCAgcctggggacacctgagtggctcagtcggttggctggccatcagccttcggctcaggtcacggtgtCTGGTTCCTGGGATTAATCCCTgtgtcaggccctctgctcagtgaggagtctacttctctctctctctctctctccctctctccctctgcctcttctcactgcttgttctctctctctctctcatgtgaatgggtaaaatatttaaaaaagaagaaaaaaaaaagatttctagcCTGGACTTTGTCTAGAACTGAGTTGCCAACGACAGCATGAAGACATTCCACAGGACCCTTTAGGGATCCAGAAGAACACATTCTCAACTTGATGTCACTCTCTGTCCTTTAAGGGTGGCAGGAGAATTGCAAAATCCAAAGAACCCACCTCATGTGTCAGTCCCAGCGCCCACACCTATTGTGGGACCCAGGCATGTATGAAAATGTTAGAGAGGGTCCAGCCCTCCAGACTTGGATCAGTCCTCAACTGTATCAATCCCAGTCCTTATTTTTCTCCTGGTCTTGTCTCTTCTCCATATGTGGCAAACCTGGTAGCTTCCAAGGGCAGCCTGGGTTACGTACAACTAGGTCACTCACCTTCTATctcttctggaaaacagtgttgaCTATCCTGACAAACCTCTGAAGATGTGCGCCCCCTAGAGGCAGACCCTACCTTCTCTCCAGCTCCAGATAAGAATAGACATAGAGTTCATAATTACTTCTTCCATAGGTACGTGTACACGTCAAGTGTTCTGTGTTCTGACCAAGGAGGCAGCTTCTGGAGATCTCTTGATCATTTCAGAGCACCAGGATACTTAATTTAGGAGTTTGCCACATGTGCCGGGAGGTGAGATGGGCAGAGAGGTTCACTAACTGCCATTACCAGGACCCcatcctctgcctctccagcttcTGCCGCACTGACAGCCTCGCTCTCTTCtgcacacaccccctccccctgcacgcACACACTGGATTTCAGCACAGAGGGACAGCAAAGCTCCGAAGGCCAGAGTTTCAGTGTCAAACATCTCGCCCTCTTCCTCCTCAACTCCAGCTCTAAGGAAGGTATAATAAAATCATAACTTAAAATGCTAGACCCATGAGGATGCAAAAGCTGATTCTGTAAAACATTTAGAATTCCTGAAGAATGGGTCTTTTCTACgcacaggagaaaagaaaacaaccaagcatcaaaaacaaaatcgTAATCTAATCCCTTTGTTTGGCCCTCAGCAAAGTGAGTGGGAAGTTGTCAGCAACTGACTCATGCTTCCAACAGACTTTGGGGGAATGGGTAACCACAATGTGTGACACAACATCACCCACAGAGGACTTCGGGTCAGTGAGAGGCCGACAGTAAGAGTGTGAAATTGTCCTAGGGCACCGCATTTACACTTTTAATGATGATATTTGGTGAAAAGACCAGCACACTTTTGAGTGCGTAACACGGATTTTGAGTGCAGTGATTTGCCCCGTTCTAAACAAAAGTCAGCAGGAGCTGACGTAGAAGAAGGTTCTGTTTTAAGAAAGTAGGAATtgcatgggacgcctgggtggctcagttggttgggcagctgccttcggctcaggtcatgatcccagcgtcctgggatcgagtcccacatcgggctccttgctcagcggggagcctgcttctccctctccctctgcctgtgctcgctctctcccctctctctctctctctgataaataaataaaatctttaaaaaaaaaaaaaaaaaaaaaagtaggaattgCAAAAGACCCTTCAACAGTAAGTTCCATCCTAATTCTTTCCCTTACTGCAGCCTTGAATAGAACACGCTATGCCTTCAACTATCAAGCAGGTCAATGGAATATGGGggtaatatataacatataatatcatataattataaataattatatattatataataatatgggataatatataatatataatatagtaataatatgGGTGTAAAAACAgactaataaaagaaagacaacatAAACTAACTGCAATCATATAACCCTATAATTAATTGAACAAAAGGGCAGCTTGCTAGCTATCATGCTTACCAACGAGGCAGACGAGAAATACAGGTAATGGTCCACACCTTCAATTTTGTGTCTCCACAACCTGCTTCTCTATTCTTTCCCACAAAGCTACTTACTATAACACAGACCATCACCTCTCTAGCTGATTCTCCTAGGACAAGTATCAGTGGTGGTACACTGAGGAGACAGGGAAGATCCTACACAAGATGGTCAATATGTATCTTGCCTCTGGGGAGTCACATACTCCATCTCTCTATTGCCGGGGGTCTTCAGGACAATTCTTTCTGGGGGACCTGAACCTCCCAAAGGCTACAAGATTTGCTTTCTTTGCACACTAGTTTTTCTCCTGATTTAGTCAAAGCCATTGGGCCTAAAATCTAAAGCATGATGATACCTCTAGATTTTAATGCAGATTTTGAATGGAAGTGCAAATACACATTTGACAGGGAAGCACacaactggtttttaaaaagatgtatttttaagggATTTTAGGGGGAGTTATTGATACAAAGTAGCCCAGTCTCTGAGTGCCTGGTAATTCTCCAGAAAAGTCTGGTCTCCCACGAATTGGTCGCAGAGATAGAGGACCCACTGCCCTCTTCGTGACAGCCTGAGGCAACAGGACATCTTACTATGTGTCACTGCTGTTATGACACCATACCGATACCTCACCAGATGAGGCAAGATCCAGCTTCTCAGGGAATCTATAGGTTACCGGAAAAGGGCACAcacaccctctcccccaccacttcaGCAAGCCATACATCTGTCGAAACTGAagccctttcttttccctccaatTGCAtgaccttctctttcttttccattgaacCCAGGCAGAACTCAGAGACAGTATTAAAGGTGGTTATTGCTTTTTGATGACTTCATGAGTCCTAGGCTCTCCATGTAAAGGCCCAGCCAGTGACCCATATTCCCGCCTTTAATGTGAAATTTTGTCTCTAACCAAACCAGCACAACTTCCCTAAGGCTGAGTTTCCTCCTGGGTAAAAGATCTGAAAAGGCTCGCCTCTCGGGGTTATTGtaagtattaaatgagaaaatgtaatcAGAAGTCCTGCTACACAGGGAGGGCCCTGAAATATACTCTGAAGGATGTAGGCTGGCCTTTGTCCATCCTACACCCACCCTAAAATCCCAGGAAACTGGTTGGGTAGCTCTAGAGGTTCAAGGCACCAGTCTGAAGTCACCGCAGTACAGAGGGACGGATGCACGATGACCCTGGAGAGCTGAGGATCCTCGGGTGAATTAGTGTCAGGGCATCTGTTGAGTTCCAGAAGACTTCCAGAGACCTTCTGACCTGACTAAAGTAACATTTCCAGATACTCCAGATCgtggagagaaaaatagaatttttggCATAAATGTGTGCATGCACATCTGTACACATGTGTGTAAATAGGTGAATGTTGGGGTTTAGAGACAGTGATGGCAAACATAATTAATAGGgcaaatttaaatttatgtacTATTTCATTGTGCTGGCAGccctgagaaaaaaaatgaacctatCTGGAAATTTTAGAAGAAGGGAGACATTCGGGGGAAATAGGGAAATCTGAGGAAAAGCAATTGTTCGTGTCTAAAATggttctgaaaaacaaaagtacGTCTTTGGatgtgcagggagaggagagggaagaggactCATTAATGAAACAATCAACCAAACAAATGGACTTTGCATTCCTGGCAGGTTTTACAACCCTACCAAACACAAAGCTGGTGTTTTGAGTCCTGGCCACACACATCAGGTCTGGGGGGTAAATGTAGGCGGAGCTTGGGTCCTCAGGCAAGAGTGTCAGGGTTGTAGGAAGGGGCCTATCTGTGGCTTCTGGCCTCCCACCCAGCCGCTCAGTGTTTCTAGTCCCTCACAACGGGAATTCTCCACGCATTAACTACCACCATCCATCTCtgatcattttccctttttaaagaattCCTTTTCAAGCATATggcttttcccctcctttccttccgAAACCACCTCCCTTGTATGAAATGCTGTTTGACTTGGCAGGAGACACATGGCAATACGGACAGAGAACATGATCTTAGAGGAAACATTAGAAACGTTCACTGAGATTATCTCGGCTTTGGAAACATTAACAGGAATGAATGCCTGGGATGAAAAATGCCGAG harbors:
- the IRAK3 gene encoding interleukin-1 receptor-associated kinase 3, with protein sequence MAWTAAAAAARSCGARGALTAHTLLFDLPPTLLGELCAVLDSCDGALGWRGLAERLSNSWLDVRHIEKYVDQGKSGTRELLWSWAQKNKTIGDLLEILQEMGHHRAIHLIVNHGASVNPSEQRHQGDGFPNMLPKETAHVTVDNVSIPERNEKGILFKSSISFQDISDGTKNFHKDFLIGEGEIFEVYRAEIQNQTYAIKLFKQEKKMQCKKQWKRFLSELEVLLLFHHPNILELAAYFTESEKFCLVYPYMRNGSLFDRLQCVGNTAPLPWHIRISVLIGTSKAIQYLHNTEPCLVICGRVSSANILLDDQFQPKLTDFGMAHFRPHLEHQSSTISMTSSSSKHLWYMPEEYIRQGKLSIKTDVYSFGIVIMEVLTGCKVVLDDPKHIQLRDLLMELMEKRGLDSCLSFLDKKVHPCPRNFSAKLFSLAGQCAISRAKLRPSMDEVLTTLESAQASLYFAEDPPTSLKSFRCPSPLFLENVPSIPVEDDENQNNHSLPHDKGLSNHSLPHDKGLRKDGVTRRVPFECSQSEVTFLGLDRTTGSKRNEDAYNRPSSSCPESWSPEHAAVSQDPRTYVTDMEPSAEAPGHSYRSRPVETSSSCEFSWNECEPCKKESISPEDKEGSKYC